The Gloeocapsa sp. DLM2.Bin57 nucleotide sequence AGAAGCAGTCTTAGGATTAACTTTAACCAAAGGCTGATTTTTAGGTGCTGTTTGTTGGCACTCATAACGATAGAATAAATCACTGAGGGTAGGTAATGACCAATGCTTAACAACCATGAACTTACTATAATTACATTTATCTCAACTAATACCAGAGTTATCCTAATGTTAGCTTGACCAGGGTAATTTAGTAGAGCAGGTCAACCGAACTAAATAGTGTAGATTACAGTACTTAGGATTATGTCTAATTTAGAAGAAACTAAGAAAAAAACGGTAAATTGGCTACAAATTACGACTATTGCTCTAGTAGCAATTGTATTAGTCTGGTTAGGATGGAGAGTCTTTTTCCCAGACAGTCCGACAATTTTTGCAGGAAGTCCACCCGAGTCTCTCGGTATCTCTGAAGGTAAATTAACACCTTGTCGGAGTACTCCTAATTGTGTTAGTAGTAAAAGTGAGGATCTCGAACATTATATTGAACCTCTGGTTTATGAAGGTGAAGGTATAACCAGGTTAAAAGAGTTAATCACTCAACAACCCCGTACTCGCATTATCGCTGAGAGTGATGATTATCTCTATGCTCAATTTACCAGTCAGTGGTTAGGTTTTGTGGATGATGTAGAATTTTATGTTAATCCTAATCAACCTGGTGTAATTGAGGTTCGTTCAGCTTCTCGTTTAGGAGAATCGGATCTAGGGGTTAACCGTCAGCGGATAGAAACTCTCAGAGAATTGTTGCGGTGAGAATCTTATTACTTGAGGATGAACCAAATTTAGGAAATTTAATCCAAAAAGGTTTAACTCAGTATAACTATATTATTGATGTAGTTAATAATTGGGAACAAGGGTGGAGATATGGTTGTACCTATCACTATGATTTAGTTATCTTACCCTATTCTTTACCTAAGATTGATGGTCTTAGTTTATGTCAACGTTTTCGGGAAAATAATTATCATTTTCTGATTCTTGTACTTCTGAGTCGTTGTACTAGTCATGATAAAATCAGCGCACTAGATAGGGGAGCAGATGGTTATCTGTGTAAACCCCTTAATATCGATGAATTAGCCGCCCATATTCGTGCTTTATCCCGTCGTTTGAACTCTAATTGTTTATCTGTGTTAAACTGGGGTGGTCTCAGGCTAAATACTTCTAATTGTGAAGTTAGTTTCCAGGGTAAATCTATCTCTTTAACTGCTAAAGAATATGGATTGTTAGAGCTATTCCTACGCTATAAGTACGAAGTCTTAGACATAGAGACCATTATTGAGAGTTTATGGTCTTCTGTAGAAGAACCTGCAGAAGCTACCATTCGCTCTCATATCCGTCACTTAAGACGCAAATTAAAGTTAACAGGATTACCTGATGATTTGATTATAACTCTGAAAGGACGTGGATATTGTTTAAAATCTTTCCCCCCTCATGGTTAAAACAAGAGAAAATCTCTCGCGGTTAGGCTAGCATTATCCTCTAAAGTAGCTATCTGTACTTGTGGTTCACTTCCTGATCCGTCAGGGTCAAAAAAGAGCTGACCGTTGTTACGATTAAAGATAAACCTCTCTTGTTCTGTAGATGCTCTTCGTCCTAAAGTAAATTGATTAGGTGATAATGTCCCCTCTGCAAGTCCTGAGCCAAAACCTTCTACAGCAATACCAATTAAGTTATCACCATTATCAAAGTCTCTAATAGTATTTACTCCTTCTTCGGGACTGTTGAAGTCAAAGCGATCGTTACCTGGACCTCCAATCAGTAGATCATTTCCTGGACCTCCGATTAAAATGTCGTCCCCTGGTCCTCCATTGAGGGTATCGTTACCTGTACCACCATTGAGGGTATCGTTACCTGTACCACCTCTGAGAATATCTCTTCCCGGACCACCTATCAGTACATCGTCTCCTATTGCACCGTTTAAGGTATCATTTCCTGGCCCACCATCTATAGTGTCATCTCCACCTCTTCCGTTGATGTTATCATCTCCTTCTAAACCTAAGATCAAGTCATTACCAGTTGTCCCACGCAGGTTATTGTTTCCATTTGTTCCTCTAATTTCGTAAACAATTTCAGGATCAAATTCATAAGCACCCAAATCAACGATCTCATTAATGATCCGAGGGTTATTACTTAAATCTACATCTACAGTAATGACATTATTGTTACCAACATTGATAGCAGGAGATTCACTCTGCAGACGATAATCACCCCTTGTCGGGTAAACAAATAAAGGATCAGCCTCTAGATTATTTTGTCCTGTGAAACCATTTTCTACTAAGCTATTAGTAACGGTAACTGTAGAGTCTTCAAATCTATCTACTACTAGCTTATTATAGACTTGGTCTCCTGGTTCTTCACTGTTATTACCCCAAATAATACTATTATTAACTGTCAGATTAGCACCATTTTCCGCTGTGATTGCGCTCCCTTGTTCTTGACTAGAATTATCAGCAAAGGTATTATTAATAAAGTTACCAGTCCCTCTCCATAAATAAGCTCCACCACCTGTAGCATTAGCTATATTACCAGTAAATAAATTATTAACTACTTCTATCTGGGCGTCACTAATCAGTAAACCACCTCCTCCTCTATCGGCTATATTGTCAGTAAAAATATTATTAACTAAGGTTGCTTGACTATTATTACCAGCAATAACAATTCCACCTCCAAATTGAGCTTGATTATCGGCAATATTTAAATTACTTAAGACTAGGTTACTATTATTAGCAAATAATCCTGCTCCATAATGTCTTAAATTACTATCATTGGGTATATTTTGGCTATATCCTTCTCTGATAGTTACACCATCTAGTCTCGTTTCTTCGGTTAAATCAATCGCTGTAACGATTTGATAACTATTATCATCATCCCTACTTTGACGACCAATGTTACCACTGAGGATTGTTTCGTTTCTCTCTAGATTTCTCTCGTTTAAGTTGTTTTCATCACCCGCAAAACCACCATAGACATCCACAGAATTTTTAAGGTTAAAACTTACGTTTCTATTGCGATTATCTGTGGGTTTATATACACCTTTGGCGATCCAAATTTCATCGTTTGTTTGGGCTGTATTAAGAGCATCTTGCAAGCTATTATAAGCGTTTTGCCATGATGAACCATCGTTACTTCCTTCTGCATCCACATTTACGTAAATAACCGCCATCTTTACTCCTCACCAACGTATCTTTGATTACTTTATAGGCTAACATATGAAAAAAAGGAATTGGGGGCTTTTATTTATTATGTTTTTTAAACAAAACTCGCCAGATATTTAAACATAATTTTTCTACCCACTCTACCACCCTGTCTAACCATTTTAAGACTTTTTCTAGGGGATGTTGTACATATCCTAAGGATATAGCTTGGGTTTCTAAATAATCCTCTTCTCTTTTCTGAGTTTCTATTTCTAAAAACTCTTTTGATTCTATTTCAGTTTTATTCGGTTTACTAATAGGTACATATTCATAATATAAGTCTGACCATGTTAACCAGTTTTGACCCTTGTCTGTGGTTTTAACGTATGGTAAAGATAAGGGTGATTTACCATTTAGATAGCCATTTTTTTGACTTTCTTCTAGACTGTGATTATCTCCTGTGGGTAATTTGACTTTACTGACAACATTTGTCCCAAAAAAGTAATCAATAGCTTGAGCGATTAACTCTTGTACTCTAAAAAAGTTGTACTTGTCTTGATTAACTATTGGCTCTAAATATGCTTCCCCAAACAGATTAACAGACATAGCCACAGGGCTATATTGAATCCACTGCATAATTTCCCAAAATAAACGAATCGGAAGCATAATATTTTTGTTATCGGTTTTGATTGGGGCTAAAATGTTGGGAAATTTTTTAACTAAGATGATTTGCTCATGCTCTTGTCGTTGACGCCAATAATTGGCTATATTTTCAATAATAATCTTATTTAATTCTTTTTGTTGTTGCTCGTTGAGAATATCTAGTAATAAGTTTTCCTTCTGTACTAGTAGCAGCTTCCCACTTTCTTTATCTGTTGCTATAGCTTCTATTTTTTCGGGAACCCAACTCTCTAATTGACTTAGGGTTGCTTCTATAGCAGGTTTTTCTGTTCTTTTTTTCTTCTTCCCCTTGGTATTGCCCCAACTAGGTAGTTGTATTAATTTGCTCCTTTGACTTAACTGACGACCTAATAATCGCCCTGTTTGTACTATTAAGTAAACTGGATATAATATTATTTGAGCACTCCAAGTCACGGCTACTTTCAATCCACGCCAAGTTCTGATACTGTTATCTTTGAGCTTAATATATTGACGATTGAGAAAACTAAACAGTTTACTTTGATAGGGAGGATTAGTCGGAGAAGACATGATCTGAAGTTAAACTTTTTACCTATGATAATATTTTACTTTTTCTCTTTCTGTAAAGTTTTGTTACTAAGACTAGATTTTAATCTAAACTCAATGTTATCTTAATAAAAGAAGCAAGAAAAAGCTTCTCCTGGCAGATAAAGCAGGCAGTTTAGTTAAAGAAAAGAGGTAAATAGGCTGTTTAAGTTCAAGTCTGTCTCGTTACAAAAAAATAGCAGTGACCAACACAAAACTTACATTTCCTAAGTTGGCTAAATGGGAGTAAGAAAAACTGTATTTACTATCAGTTAATCTCCAAATAATATGTACTTATGTAGGAAAGCTCTAGGTTTTAAACATCTCCAGGTCACTGTTATTTTTGATTGTTTATATCAATAGTAAGTCATATAACTTTATAGTCAAAAACAAGGCAAGAAAAAATTAAAGTAGTCAAAAAGTAAAATTAAAGGTAAGGATAGTAGTTGACACTGGTTAGATAATTTAAGCAATTGTGCATCAAAAAATAGACTACCAACATAGCTGCTGCCGCTAGTGCGACAAGAGTGCCTGCGAGCATTAAGGAAAACTCCCTTTGTTCAAAGGCTTTTTGCATTAAATGTAACGACCAAGCTACAAGAGCGACGTCGAACATGAGAATTATTAATAACATTTTTTAAAAAATGTAAAGTTTAGTCTATTTTAATATACATTTGCCCAAGATGGCGACAAATACAGACTCATACTTGTTAAGAAAATCTAAACAATAGGGCGCACAGGTAGATTATGAGTAGCTAGATAAGACTTAATCTCACTGATGCTTAATTGACCATAGTGTAATAAAGACGCTAGTAAAGCAGCTTCAGCCTTACCCTGAGTAAGAGCTTGATAGATATGTTCACAATTACCGGCACCCCCAGAAGCAATAACAGGGATTTCTACAGCCGAGGCGATCGCCCTAGTCAAGTCTAAATCATAACCTGCTTGAGTTCCATCAGCATCCATACTAGTAACTAACAGTTCACCCGCACCACGACGAGTGACTTCCTCAGCCCAGGCGATCGCGTCTAAACCAGTATTTTCGCGACCTCCTCTCACATAGACATCCCAACCAGGGTTATGAGGATCTTGACGTTTACGAGCGTCTATAGCCACGACGATACACTGATTACCAAAGCGATCGCTAGCTTGATTAATAAAATCAGGTTGACGCACAGCAGCAGAATTAATACTGATTTTATCTGCACCAGCTCTTAACAAAAGTTTAATATTTTCTAAGGATTGGATACCCCCACCCACGGTGAGAGGAATAAACACCTGTTCAGCGGTACGATAGACCACATCAATAATCGTATCGCGGTCCTCATGAGTAGCGGTAATATCCAGAAAGACCAACTCATCAGCCCCAGCATCATTATAGACTTTAGCCAATTCTACGGGATCACCAGCATCTTGAAGATTAACAAAATTAACACCTTTAACCACCCTACCCGCGTTAACATCCAGACAGGGTAAAATACGTTTAGCCAACATAAGATTATTCCTTTAAAAAACGCCAACACCCAGAGGGTTCAAACCTACCCCCAAACAGTTTAACCTGCTCAGGAGTCATAAAATAAGCCCAAGCCTCAGTCAGATAATCCCCTTCCAGATTATAAATCCTAACCATTTGACGATAATAACTCAAACTATCGCGAGGTTGACCAGCAGTGCAACCCTCTAACTCATCGAGAGAAGCTAAATAAGCTTGATTAGGAAAAGTCAACAAAAAACCCTCAACCCTTTGATTACCAGGAGTCATCGCCGGATAACCAAAAGGTAAACTATAGAGACAAGCCAGGGTATAAGCAGGTTGAGAGTCAATTATTTTACCCTGACAGTAACGAGGATAATTACACTCACCAGGTTTAAGAGTCCCGTAAACAAAAACCTTCAACAAAACAAAAAACTAAATAGAGAACTTGAGATAGTATTATAACTATCTTGACCACTCAAACAAAAAGATTATTTATGAAAAGAATCGTACAACTGCTAGTTTTAGCTAGTGGTATCTCACTAGGGTTAACTTGGGCTAATAGCAGTATCGCTACCCCTGTAGAAACAGAAATTGAAGAAACTGGTATTCTCAAAGTAGGAGTCAGAGATGACTCACCCCTATTTGGTTTTGGTAGTCCATCAGAAGGATACTGTACAGACTTTGCTAATGCTTTAGCGGTTTCTTTAACCGAAAAATTTGGAAAACCAGTAACAACAGAATTTGTAACCTCTACAACTCAAAATAGGTGGGAACTAGTTACAGGAGGACAGGTACACTTAGAATGTGGACCTAACACAATTACAGCCGAAAGAGAAACAGAAGAGCAGATCAAATTTTCCTTACCCTTTTTTGTCACAGCTACCCAAATTTTTGCTCAAGGGGGTATAACCGAAGAAGACATGAAAACAGCGACGATTGGGACGATCGCCGGAACAACCAACGCGCAAGAAATGGCAATGGTGTATCCTGAATCTCAAATCAACGATACCTTTACGACTAGAATAGAAGGAATAGAAGCAGTTCAAGCAGGAGAAATCACAGGCTTTGCTAGCGATGGTATCTTATTAATAGGTAGCGCTACCATTATGCAGGTTGATCCTGATAACTTTGTAGTAGCCACACCCCTAGTGAACGATCGCCCCTTCTGTGCAGCTTATGGTATGATTCTTCCCGGGGATGATGATAACGCCGTCTGGAGAGAAACAGTTAATCAATTTATTGCTCAAAGTGGCCAAGGAGCAGAAGTATGGGATATGTGGTTTGAGCCACTAACCCCTTATATAGACAAAACCCTAGCCGAATGTAATATGTAACAACAAAGGAGATATCTGTGCAGTCCCGATACAACCCAGCAGAAATAGAGTCAAAATGGCAACAAAGTTGGACAGAACTAGGTTTAGAGCAAACCGAACTAGATTCAGCCTCTGCCAAATTTTACGCCCTTTCCATGTTTCCCTATCCCTCGGGGAATCTGCACATGGGACACGTGCGCAACTATGTGATTACAGATGTAATAGCTCGCGTAAAAAGAATGCAGGGTTATCGAGTGCTCCACCCCATGGGTTGGGATGCTTTTGGGTTACCCGCAGAAAACGCAGCCATTGAACGTGGTATCCCACCTGCTACTTGGACTGAACAGAATATCTCGCAAATGCGAAAACAACTACAGCAATTGGGGTTATCCATCGATTGGAGTAAAGAGGTAACCACTTGTCGTCCTGACTATTATCGGTGGACTCAATGGCTGTTTTTACAATTTTTAGAAATGGGTTTAGCTTACCAAAAAGAAGCAGCGGTAAATTGGGACCCCATTGACCAAACAGTATTAGCTAATGAACAAGTAGATAACGAAGGGAGATCCTGGCGATCTGGGGCTATAGTAGAGCGAAAACTACTCAAACAATGGTTTTTAAAGATCACTGAATATGCAGAAGAATTATTACAAGATTTAGACCAATTAACAGGATGGCCTGAGAGAGTAAAATTAATGCAGGCTAACTGGATTGGTAAATCAGTAGGAGCTTATCTAGAATTTCCCGTAGTTAATCAAGCAGCCAAAATAGGCGTATTTACCACCAGACCAGATACAGTATATGGTGTAAGTTACGTAGTTTTAGCACCAGAACACCCTCTGACTCTAGAAATTACTACCGATCAGAGAAAAGAAGCGGTAACCGCGTTTATTGAAACCGTCAAAAGTCAAAGCGAACTAGAAAGAACCGCAGAAGACAAACCCAAACAAGGAGTCTTAACAGGAGCGATCGCCATTAACCCCTTTAACGGTGAAGAGATACCCATCTTAATCGCCGATTATGTCCTCTATGAATATGGTACAGGAGCGGTAATGGGTGTACCTGCTCACGATGTCCGAGACTTTAAATTTGCTCAAGAACAAAATCTACCCATTAAAGTAGTAATTATACCAGAGGGAGCAACCGAAGAAAAACTAGAGCTTGCCTATACAGATCCAGGAATACTCATCAATTCAGGACAATTTGACGGTATTCCCTCTGTTGAAGCCAAAACAGCCATTATCAACTACGCCGAAACCCAAGGATTTGGTAAAGCCAGAATACAATATCGTCTCAGAGACTGGTTAATCTCCCGTCAACGCTACTGGGGAGCACCCATACCCATCATACACTGTGAAGACTGTGGCGCAGTACCAGTACCCGCAGAGGATTTACCAGTTAAACTACCCGAGAATGTAGAATTCAGTGGTCGAGGACCATCTCCTTTAGCTAAATTAACAGATTGGGTCAATGTACCTTGTCCTAATTGTGGTAAACCTGCACGTAGGGAAACCGATACTATGGATACCTTTATTGATTCTTCCTGGTATTTTTTACGTTATACCGATGCTAATAACTCAGAAGAGGTATTTAGTAAATCTCAAGTTAACGACTGGATGCCAGTAGATCAGTATGTAGGAGGAATAGAACACGCAATCTTACACCTGCTTTATTCTCGTTTCTTTACTAAAGTACTGCGCGATCGCGGTTTACTCAATTGTTCTGAGCCTTTTCAACGTCTGTTAACTCAGGGAATGGTACAGGGAATGACCTATAAAAACCCCCTTACGGGTAAATATATACCTCAAGCTGAAGTTAACCCCAATCATCCTTACGATCCTCAAACGGGAGATACTCTAGAGGTATTTTATGAAAAAATGTCTAAATCTAAATACAATGGCGTTGATCCCCAACAGGTTATCGGCAAATATGGAGCAGATACCGCGAGAATGTTTATTCTCTTTAAAGCACCACCAGAAAAAGACTTAGAATGGGATGACGCTGATGTAGAAGGACAATATCGCTTCTTGAATAGGGTTTGGCGTCTAGTAACAGAATTTGACGTTAAAAATTGTGCAACTAAAGTTAAACCCCTCTCTGAGTTAAGTAAAGAAGAGAAAGAATTAAAACGCGCTATTCATACAGCGATTCAAGCAATCTCAGAAGATTTAGCAGGGGATTATCAGTTTAATACCGCAGTGTCAGAGTTAATGAAGCTAAGTAACGCTTTAAACGACTCTCCCTGTGTTAATCAGAGTGTTTATCGGGAAGGAATTGAAACCTTACTCAAATTAATCGCTCCCTTTGCACCCCATTTAGCCGA carries:
- the hisF gene encoding imidazole glycerol phosphate synthase subunit HisF, encoding MLAKRILPCLDVNAGRVVKGVNFVNLQDAGDPVELAKVYNDAGADELVFLDITATHEDRDTIIDVVYRTAEQVFIPLTVGGGIQSLENIKLLLRAGADKISINSAAVRQPDFINQASDRFGNQCIVVAIDARKRQDPHNPGWDVYVRGGRENTGLDAIAWAEEVTRRGAGELLVTSMDADGTQAGYDLDLTRAIASAVEIPVIASGGAGNCEHIYQALTQGKAEAALLASLLHYGQLSISEIKSYLATHNLPVRPIV
- the leuS gene encoding leucine--tRNA ligase, yielding MQSRYNPAEIESKWQQSWTELGLEQTELDSASAKFYALSMFPYPSGNLHMGHVRNYVITDVIARVKRMQGYRVLHPMGWDAFGLPAENAAIERGIPPATWTEQNISQMRKQLQQLGLSIDWSKEVTTCRPDYYRWTQWLFLQFLEMGLAYQKEAAVNWDPIDQTVLANEQVDNEGRSWRSGAIVERKLLKQWFLKITEYAEELLQDLDQLTGWPERVKLMQANWIGKSVGAYLEFPVVNQAAKIGVFTTRPDTVYGVSYVVLAPEHPLTLEITTDQRKEAVTAFIETVKSQSELERTAEDKPKQGVLTGAIAINPFNGEEIPILIADYVLYEYGTGAVMGVPAHDVRDFKFAQEQNLPIKVVIIPEGATEEKLELAYTDPGILINSGQFDGIPSVEAKTAIINYAETQGFGKARIQYRLRDWLISRQRYWGAPIPIIHCEDCGAVPVPAEDLPVKLPENVEFSGRGPSPLAKLTDWVNVPCPNCGKPARRETDTMDTFIDSSWYFLRYTDANNSEEVFSKSQVNDWMPVDQYVGGIEHAILHLLYSRFFTKVLRDRGLLNCSEPFQRLLTQGMVQGMTYKNPLTGKYIPQAEVNPNHPYDPQTGDTLEVFYEKMSKSKYNGVDPQQVIGKYGADTARMFILFKAPPEKDLEWDDADVEGQYRFLNRVWRLVTEFDVKNCATKVKPLSELSKEEKELKRAIHTAIQAISEDLAGDYQFNTAVSELMKLSNALNDSPCVNQSVYREGIETLLKLIAPFAPHLADELWHQLGYDSSIHQQTWPQLNPEALVVDEITLVIQISGKTRGTIQVPAKSDRSTLETYARNSEIAQRYLEGKEVKKVIVVPDKLVNFVV
- a CDS encoding calcium-binding protein — protein: MAVIYVNVDAEGSNDGSSWQNAYNSLQDALNTAQTNDEIWIAKGVYKPTDNRNRNVSFNLKNSVDVYGGFAGDENNLNERNLERNETILSGNIGRQSRDDDNSYQIVTAIDLTEETRLDGVTIREGYSQNIPNDSNLRHYGAGLFANNSNLVLSNLNIADNQAQFGGGIVIAGNNSQATLVNNIFTDNIADRGGGGLLISDAQIEVVNNLFTGNIANATGGGAYLWRGTGNFINNTFADNSSQEQGSAITAENGANLTVNNSIIWGNNSEEPGDQVYNKLVVDRFEDSTVTVTNSLVENGFTGQNNLEADPLFVYPTRGDYRLQSESPAINVGNNNVITVDVDLSNNPRIINEIVDLGAYEFDPEIVYEIRGTNGNNNLRGTTGNDLILGLEGDDNINGRGGDDTIDGGPGNDTLNGAIGDDVLIGGPGRDILRGGTGNDTLNGGTGNDTLNGGPGDDILIGGPGNDLLIGGPGNDRFDFNSPEEGVNTIRDFDNGDNLIGIAVEGFGSGLAEGTLSPNQFTLGRRASTEQERFIFNRNNGQLFFDPDGSGSEPQVQIATLEDNASLTARDFLLF
- a CDS encoding gamma-glutamylcyclotransferase, encoding MKVFVYGTLKPGECNYPRYCQGKIIDSQPAYTLACLYSLPFGYPAMTPGNQRVEGFLLTFPNQAYLASLDELEGCTAGQPRDSLSYYRQMVRIYNLEGDYLTEAWAYFMTPEQVKLFGGRFEPSGCWRFLKE
- a CDS encoding DNA-binding response regulator — protein: MRILLLEDEPNLGNLIQKGLTQYNYIIDVVNNWEQGWRYGCTYHYDLVILPYSLPKIDGLSLCQRFRENNYHFLILVLLSRCTSHDKISALDRGADGYLCKPLNIDELAAHIRALSRRLNSNCLSVLNWGGLRLNTSNCEVSFQGKSISLTAKEYGLLELFLRYKYEVLDIETIIESLWSSVEEPAEATIRSHIRHLRRKLKLTGLPDDLIITLKGRGYCLKSFPPHG
- a CDS encoding ABC transporter substrate-binding protein; translation: MKRIVQLLVLASGISLGLTWANSSIATPVETEIEETGILKVGVRDDSPLFGFGSPSEGYCTDFANALAVSLTEKFGKPVTTEFVTSTTQNRWELVTGGQVHLECGPNTITAERETEEQIKFSLPFFVTATQIFAQGGITEEDMKTATIGTIAGTTNAQEMAMVYPESQINDTFTTRIEGIEAVQAGEITGFASDGILLIGSATIMQVDPDNFVVATPLVNDRPFCAAYGMILPGDDDNAVWRETVNQFIAQSGQGAEVWDMWFEPLTPYIDKTLAECNM
- a CDS encoding DUF1499 domain-containing protein, yielding MSNLEETKKKTVNWLQITTIALVAIVLVWLGWRVFFPDSPTIFAGSPPESLGISEGKLTPCRSTPNCVSSKSEDLEHYIEPLVYEGEGITRLKELITQQPRTRIIAESDDYLYAQFTSQWLGFVDDVEFYVNPNQPGVIEVRSASRLGESDLGVNRQRIETLRELLR